The stretch of DNA CCCTGGGGCGTTACCGAGCCATTGAGGTGGCGCTCGACCATGAGCTATCGATCGAAGGCGATGAGGGCAAAAGCAGGTTGCATGCCAGAAATTTTTTGGTGCAGGGCGCAAACCCGTCATGGCGATACCCGGAGCGGGCAGTGTCGAGGCGATCCTGCCAAGGCCTTCCGGCGGTCTGTCACAGGGGCATCTGGAAGACGGATAAAACCGGCACCACACCATGCTGGGCAAGGCTTTGATCTGGATCAATAAAGGCCTTGATCGACCCCGAAAACCAAGAATTTGAACACTGAAAAATCAGTGTTTTTTTATGTTTTTTAGGTGGTTTTTTTCACGGTTTTATTTTTTTGTTTTTGGGTTTTCTGACGGAAGAGTCAACTCGATATTTTTCAAATGTTTTGTTGTTAATCGTTATTGATATGTAATTAACATATTGATTTATAAGGATAAATATTGTGTTTTCCGGTTTTTCCTATCTCTATGCCGGTGTTACCAAACTGCACGTCACTGGTGCGAAAAGTGAAAATCTGCACCGAAAATACACATCTTTTTATTTGGTAAAATTCAATTGACATTTCACGTAATTATTATGATTTTAGATTTAAGCGTTCACCCAGGCTTTCATGCCGAGGGCATCCGTTCTGGCGATACACAAAGAGCAGGTAAAGAGCATGTCGATCGTTGTCCAGGATTTAGCTTTAGGGGGAGATGGCCTTTCGGTCATGGTGAAGGACACCATCGATATCGCGGGCTATCCGACCCGTGCTTCAAGCAACGCACTGGTCGATGCTCCGGCGGCCGGCGAGCATGCCCAAGTGGTCCGGGCGCTCCTGGGTGCGGGCTGCCGGATCACCGGCAAAACCAGCCTGCATGAACTGGCTTTCGGGACTACCGGCCTCAACGCCTGGACGGGCACGGCAGCCAATCCGCGCTACCCGGGCTATATACCGGGTGGCTCCTCCAGCGGTTCGGCGGCGGCGGTGGCGGGCGGGCTTTGCGACTTCGCGCTGGGCACCGATACCGGGGGCTCGGTACGGATTCCCGCGGCGTGCTGCGGGGTTTTCGGCCTCAAGCCTACCTTTGGCCGGATCAGTCGCCAGGGTGTCATGCCGACGCACAGCACCCTCGATTGCGTAGGCCCCCTGGCGCGGGATATGGATCGCTTGATCGAAGCGATGGGCATCATCGATCCCACGTTCGCCCCCGTCCCGCTGCCCGAGCATCTTGCTATCGGCGTAGTCGCGGTGGAGGTCCACGAACAGATCCAGGCGGTGGTTAACCAGGCGCTGGGGCGTTCGCACTTCAAGCTGCTTGAGCAGACGCTGCCTGGTATGTCCGCAGCGTATGGCGCCGGGATGGCGATCATCAACGCCGAAACCTGGGCCGCGTGCGGTCATCTGCTGCAAACCGGCCGGGTCGGCAGCGATGTCGCCGACCGTTTGCGCGCAGCCAGCCTGACCACGGCCAAGTTCGTTGAAGAAGCCGAAATCACCCGTCGCGCGTTTACCGCAGAAGTGGACGCAGCCCTGGCGATCACCCCAATCCTGGCCATGCCGACCATGCCCGACTTCCCATTGCGGGTCGTCGATGCGGCCGACACTCGCGCCGCCCTGGGCATGACCTCACTGGTGCGCGCTTTCAATCTTTCCGGTCATCCGGCTCTGAGCATTCCTCTGGAAAGCGCTTCGGGGCTCCCGATAGGCCTGCAACTCATTGCCGCCCATGGCGCGGACGAACTGCTGTGTGCAGTCGCCCGCGAGCTGGTCCGGCGCCTGGAAGAGTAAATCGTCATGCTTACTATGGAGAAACCCATGACTGCGCCAAGCGAGCTGAATCACCAGCGCCGTGTGCCGATCACGGCGAATGAAGCCTTTCAGAATCTGTTGGTCGAGATTCGCACGCGTGCCCGGAATGAAGAATTCGACCAGCAAAAATGCATCTCGCAGGATGTCATCGAACAGTTCCGCACGCTCGGCGTCTATCGTGCCCTGGTGCCCAAGCGCTTCGGCGGTGACGAGCGCTCACCGGCCGAGTTTTGCCAGATGGTCGAGGACATCTCCATCGCCGATGGGTCCGCCGGCTGGGTCGCCAGCTTCGGCATGAGCCCGGTTTATCTGGCGGCGCTACCGCTGGAAACCCTGCAGAAAATCTACGCCGACTCGCCTGACGTGGTATTCGCCGGCGGGATCTTCCCACCGCAGCCCGCGCCATTTGTCGAAGGTGGCCTGGAGGTGAACGGGCGCTGGAAATTTTCCAGCGGCTGCATGGGGGCGTCGCTGATCGGGGTGGGCATCAGCCCGAAGAACGGCGAGATGCTCGGCCTTCCACGGCTGGCGGTGATGCCTCGGGAAAAGGTGCGGATCGAGCAAACCTGGAACGTCGTCGGCCTGGTCGGCACCGGCAGCCATGACGTCGTCGTCGAAGGCGTCGTGGTGCCTGAGGAGTGGACGTTCGTTCGCGGCGGTCCTTCGAGTCTTGACGAGCCGTTTTTCCGCTATCCGTCCCTGTCGTTCGCCACTCAGGTCTTGTCGGTGGTCGGCCTGGGCGTTGCGCGCGCTGCCCTCGACGAGTTGAGTGGCATGGCCAGTGGCCGAATCTCCGTGACCGGTGCGCCGTCATTGTCCGACCGGCCGCTGGCTCAGGTCGAAATGGCCAAGGCCGAAGCGGCGCTGCGCGCTGCGCGGTCGTGGTTCTACCAGGCGATCGACGATGCCTGGGCCAGCGTCCTGGCCGGCGATCCGGTGAGTGTCGAGCAGACCAATATGCTGCGCTTGTCCTCGACCCATGCCACTCGTGTCTCGGCCGATGTAGCGCGCACCGCGCAAATGCTTTCGGGTATGAGCGGGGTGTACCGTACCAGCCCCCTGTCGCGCTTCGTCAACGACACCCAGGTCATTACCCAGCACGCCTTCATGGGCGACATGACTTACCAGAACGCCGGCGCGATTTTCTTCGGCAATAAGCCGCTGCCGGGCTACCTGTAATTTTCCCTACTGATTGGTGAACCCCATGACCGATAAAAAATCCCTGCGAGTCCTGTTCTGCATCGGCATCAACCAGAACTTCTTCGATGCTCCGCGTCCCGAGGCGCTGGAGGTATGGGCCGCGTTCGGCGTCATGTGGAACGGCATCGCCGATCTGCCTGGCGTGACTGTGCTGGGCAACATGGACGATGACCAGAGCATGGTCGGCCCCTCCGCCGGTTGGCCCTGGACCACGTATCTGCTGGCCGATGTGCCGGACATCGAAACCGTCCACGCCGCCTGCAATCTGTTTCGCACCACGGAGGTCGGCGATGGCCCCTACAAACTTTGGAAGTACTGCAAGGTCGAGGCCCGTACCGGTCGCGAACTGATCATCCAGCGCTGAATCGAGAGCAGTCGCCATGTCATCACAAGAGCATTTGCGCGCACTGGAGCAGCGGCTCCAACAGCTGGAAAGCGAGAACGCCATTCGCGCCTGCATGAACCGCTACATGTTCCTGTGCGATGAACTGGGCGTGGGCTCCCCCCTCGAGGAGCTGGCCGCTCTGTTCACGGCGCAGGCGATCTGGGAAGGCAAGGGAGCCAGGTACCAGAACAGCTTCGGCGGTTACCGCGGGCGTGAGGCGATCAAAGCGATGTTTGCGACCTACATGGTCGAACCTGCGCACTTTTCGCTGAACGTGCATTTCCTGACCTCGGAGCTGATCCGGGTCAGCGGCGAGACCGCGGATGCCAGTTGGGTGATGTTGCAGGCCTCGACCTTTGCCTCGGGTGCCTCGCACCTCAACAGCGCTCGCCTCAGCGTGCGGTTCGCCCAGGAACAGGGGCAGTGGCGCATGGCGCACTTTCAGACCGAGAACCTGTTCAGTCGCCCGGTCGATACCTGGAATAGCGCCGCCCACCTGCCCGTACCTGGCCAATCCGGGGAGTGACACCCGGAATTCTTGAAGTCGGCGACGCCTGCCGACGAGGAGTGATCGTGAATAACCTGATAAACACCGTAACGCTGGACGCCAGCCCCTCCGACCTGGTTCTGCATGACCGTGTTCACACGTCGATGTACACCGATGGCAAGCTCTTCGAGCAGGAACTGGACAAGATTTTCTACAGCACCTGGATCTGGGTCGCGCATGCCAGCGAGATTCCCGATTCCGGCAGCTACAAGAGCACTTACGTCGGCAAGCAGCCGGTAATCGTCGTACGCGACCGCAAGAAAGACGTGCATGTGTTGCTCAATCGCTGCCGCCATCGTGGCGCAACGGTGTGCGAACACAAGAAGGGCAAGACCAACAGTTTCGTCTGCCCTTATCACGGCTGGAGCTACGCCCTGGATGGCAGCCTGCGTGGTGTGCCGCACCCGGAAAGTTACGGCGATTGCCTGGAAAAGGCCGACTTGCCTTTGGTCGGCCTGCGTGTCGAGCAATACAACGGCATGATCTTCGCCACCTTCAAGGATGATATCGAGCCCCTCGTCGACTTCCTCGGCCCGGCGAAGAAGTGGATTGACCTGTTCATGAAGCAGGGCGCCGGTTACCCGGTCAAGGTGGGAGGCGAGCATCGCTTCCGCTTCCCCGGCAACTGGAAAATCCAGCTGGAAAACACCACCGATGCCTATCACTTCCCGCTGGTGCACAAGTCGTTCCTGTCGTCCGTGGATGAACAGACGCTGGAGCTGTTCGATTTCGTCAAAGGGCCGGGCTACGTCGAAGACCTCGGCAACGGCCACAGCGTGATGGTGATGATCCCCGACCTGGTCGATCTGGAGGCCAATCTCGATTTGCCGATCCCGGCGCGCTTTGAGGATCTGGCCGCGCAACTGCGCGCCGAAGGCCAGGACGAGGAATCGGTCCGCCGTATCGTACGCGCGGTAGGCGGTTCGGGCTTCAACCTCAACCTGTTCCCGAACGTCGCTTGTTCCATGGCGTTCTTCCGGGTGCTGCAACCCATCGCAGTGGACGAAACCGAAATCCATCACGCGGTGATCACCATGGACGGTGGCCCGGCCGTGGCCAACCGTTATCGCCTGCGCCTGCATGAGCACTTCCAGGGCCCGATGGGGTTTGGCACGCCGGACGATTCCGAGGCATGGGAGCGCGTACAGCGCGGCGCCAGTGCCGGCACCGATCTGTGGATCATGCTCAATCGCGGCCTGCCGGGCGAAAAGGAGTCGGAAGACGGGCGGGTGAGCGATGTGAGTGCCGAGACCGGCATGCGCGCTGGCTACCAGCAGTGGAAAAAGATGATGTCGGCCTGAGTCGATGGAGAACACCATGATCAATCTGCAATTGCTCAACCAGGTCAGCGCTTTCATTTGGCAGGAAGCGGACATGCTCGATCACGGCGATTTTGTCGAATGGCTCGATCTGTGGACCGAGAACGCGACTTACATCATCCCGATCGATCCGCTGGAAACCGATTTCGAGAACACCCTGAACTACGCCTACGACGATCACCACATGCGTCAGTTGCGCGTGGCCCGATTGACCAGCGGCGAGTCGATTTCGACCACCCCGCGGGCGCGCACCGTGCGCAGTCAGTCGCGCTTTCGCCTGTTGTCGGATCGAGACGGGGTGGTCACCGTGCGTTGCGCACAGAACCTGCGCGAGTTCCGCAAGGATGTGCTCAAGCAGTACACCGCCGATGTCACATTCGAGCTGGTGCTCAGCGGTGACAGTTTCAAGATCCAGCGCAAGCTGATTCAACTGATCAACTCCACCGATACCCTCGCGGGTATCGGTTACATCCTCTGAGGACGCTGCCATGACACAGGTTGCATTGGTCACCGGAGCGGCCCAGGGGCTGGGCAGGAGCATTGCCGAGCAACTGCTGAACAGCGGCTACCGGGTCGTGATCAGCGACCGCTCGCTGGAGTCGGCGCAAGCCACCGCCGCTGAGCTGGACGCTACTGGCGAACGGGTGCTGGCACTCAAGCTCGACGTGTCGAGCAAGGTCGATTTCGAGGACGCTCTGGCGGCTGTCGTCGCGCATTGGGGGGCGTTGCAGGTGGTGGTGAACAACGCCGCGATGACCATGACCACGCCCGTGATGCAGATCAGCCCGGAAGAGTTCGATCGGGTGGTGAGCGTTAACCAGCGCGGCACGTTTGTCGGCTGCCAAGTGTTCGGCAGCTATCTGGCGACCCGGGGGTACGGGAGGATCATCAATATGGCCTCCCTGGCCGGGCAGAACGGCGGCACCGCGACCGGCGCGCATTACGCCGCCTCCAAGGGCGCAATCATCACCTTGACCAAGGTCTTTGCCAAAGAGCTGGCGGCCTCCGGTGTCACGGTCAACGCCATCGCCCCGGGCCCTGTCGAGTCGCCGGCGGTACGTGCCGCCGTGCCGCCCGAGCGCCTGGAAAAACTGATAGAGGCGATTCCGGTCAAGCAATTGGGCAACGCCGCATTCATCGGCAGGCTGATCGTGCAACTGGCCAGCGAAGACGCCTACTTCACCACCGGGGCGACCTGGGACGTGAACGGCGGGCTCTTCATGCGCTGAGGTCATTGGCGCCACGTTTTGCAACAGCAGCAGGGCGTGCCCAGGTGCGCGCCCGTACAACCAATTCGGGACAGTCCGGTATGAGCGATCAATTATTGAAAGTTATCGTGCACAAGCGCGAAGAGCAGGGCGAAGGTGTCGTCGTGCTGGATCTGAGCGATGCGTCGGGACAGCCCTTGCCCGCGTTCGAGGCGGGCGCGCATGTCGATATCCATCTCAAGGCTGGGCTGGTTCGTCAGTATTCGCTGTGTGGCGATCCGGCCAACGCCAGCGCCTATCGCTTGGGGGTACTCAAGGATCCCGCCTCGCGGGGCGGTTCGGTGGCGGTGCATGAGTGGTTGCAAGAAGGGCGCGAGATCGAGATCAGCCTGCCGCGCAATCACTTTCCGCTGGCCAGCGATGCCAGGCGCTCGATCCTGATCGGTGGCGGTATCGGCATTACCCCGATGGTCGCCATGGCCTACGCATTGAATGCCCGCGGCAGCGATTTCGAACTGCACTATTGCGGCCGCTCGCGCAGTCGCAGCGCCTTTCTCGACGAGTTGGGCAGCGCTGCGTTTGCTTCCCGGTTGCACACGCATTTCGACGACGAAGCCGTCGAACAGAAACTCGACCTGTCCAGGGTGCTGGGCACCCCCCAGGCCGGTGTACACCTGTATGTCTGCGGACCGTCCGGCTTCATGGACTGGATCATTGCCCAGGCCCTGGAAGCAGGTTACGCCGACGATCATGTGCACCGCGAATACTTCCAGGTCGAAGTCGACACCTCGGGCGCGGGCTTCGAAGTGGTTGCCCAGCGTAGTGGCAAGACCGTCCAGGTGGTCGAGGGCCAGAGCATTGTCGAGGCACTGGCTGCCGTGGGCATCAGGATTGAAGTGTCCTGTGAGCAGGGCGTTTGCGGCACCTGCTTGTGCGACGTTATCGAAGGCGAACCGGATCACCGCGACGTGTATCTCACGGATGACGAAAAATCCGCCAATGACCAGATTCTGGTGTGCTGTTCCCGAGCCAAATCCAAGAAGCTGGTGCTGGATATCTGATAGACCGGAGGGTAAGACCATGGTCGATACAACGGGATTTCGTAACTCAATGGCAATGCTCGGTGGTGCGGTTTCGATCATCACCACCGATGGCCCTGCGGGTCGTTTCGGCTTCACCGCTTCGGCGGTGTGCAGCGTGACCGACCAGCCGCCGACACTGTTGGTGTGCATGAATCGCTCGTCGTTTTCCAATGTGCATTTCAAGAGTAATGGGGTGCTGAGCGTTAACGTCCTGACGCCGGGGCACCAGGAGGTATCGGGGGCGTTTTCCAACCGCAACCTCGATGCCGAGCAGCGCTTTTCCTGCGCATCCTGGACCACCCTGGAAAGTGGGGCGCCACTGCTCGATGAGGCACTGGTGAGTTTTGACTGCCGCATCGCCCAGGCTCATGAAGTCGGATCGCACACAATTTTCTATTGCGAAGTCCTGGGTATCCGTAATGGCGAAAGCCAGGAAGGCCTGGTGTATTTCAATCGCGCCTACCACCGCTTGGGAGATGCATCCAAAGCAACTCCCTGACAGGGCTGGAACCCGGAAGTTTCGATAAGGACTTCCATGATCATTAAGTTTATTGAATAACAAGAAAGCAGTTGTCGCTGTTCTGGCGAATGACTGTGTTACGCCTTTTTTTGCAGTGAGTGGTTATAAAAACAATACTGCGGATTGACTGCCTAAGTTTAACTTTTGCTGAACTAATCTG from Pseudomonas chlororaphis subsp. chlororaphis encodes:
- a CDS encoding aromatic ring-hydroxylating oxygenase subunit alpha, with product MNNLINTVTLDASPSDLVLHDRVHTSMYTDGKLFEQELDKIFYSTWIWVAHASEIPDSGSYKSTYVGKQPVIVVRDRKKDVHVLLNRCRHRGATVCEHKKGKTNSFVCPYHGWSYALDGSLRGVPHPESYGDCLEKADLPLVGLRVEQYNGMIFATFKDDIEPLVDFLGPAKKWIDLFMKQGAGYPVKVGGEHRFRFPGNWKIQLENTTDAYHFPLVHKSFLSSVDEQTLELFDFVKGPGYVEDLGNGHSVMVMIPDLVDLEANLDLPIPARFEDLAAQLRAEGQDEESVRRIVRAVGGSGFNLNLFPNVACSMAFFRVLQPIAVDETEIHHAVITMDGGPAVANRYRLRLHEHFQGPMGFGTPDDSEAWERVQRGASAGTDLWIMLNRGLPGEKESEDGRVSDVSAETGMRAGYQQWKKMMSA
- a CDS encoding SDR family NAD(P)-dependent oxidoreductase, with product MTQVALVTGAAQGLGRSIAEQLLNSGYRVVISDRSLESAQATAAELDATGERVLALKLDVSSKVDFEDALAAVVAHWGALQVVVNNAAMTMTTPVMQISPEEFDRVVSVNQRGTFVGCQVFGSYLATRGYGRIINMASLAGQNGGTATGAHYAASKGAIITLTKVFAKELAASGVTVNAIAPGPVESPAVRAAVPPERLEKLIEAIPVKQLGNAAFIGRLIVQLASEDAYFTTGATWDVNGGLFMR
- a CDS encoding nuclear transport factor 2 family protein codes for the protein MSSQEHLRALEQRLQQLESENAIRACMNRYMFLCDELGVGSPLEELAALFTAQAIWEGKGARYQNSFGGYRGREAIKAMFATYMVEPAHFSLNVHFLTSELIRVSGETADASWVMLQASTFASGASHLNSARLSVRFAQEQGQWRMAHFQTENLFSRPVDTWNSAAHLPVPGQSGE
- a CDS encoding aromatic-ring-hydroxylating dioxygenase subunit beta translates to MNLQLLNQVSAFIWQEADMLDHGDFVEWLDLWTENATYIIPIDPLETDFENTLNYAYDDHHMRQLRVARLTSGESISTTPRARTVRSQSRFRLLSDRDGVVTVRCAQNLREFRKDVLKQYTADVTFELVLSGDSFKIQRKLIQLINSTDTLAGIGYIL
- a CDS encoding flavin reductase, which translates into the protein MVDTTGFRNSMAMLGGAVSIITTDGPAGRFGFTASAVCSVTDQPPTLLVCMNRSSFSNVHFKSNGVLSVNVLTPGHQEVSGAFSNRNLDAEQRFSCASWTTLESGAPLLDEALVSFDCRIAQAHEVGSHTIFYCEVLGIRNGESQEGLVYFNRAYHRLGDASKATP
- a CDS encoding PDR/VanB family oxidoreductase, whose protein sequence is MSDQLLKVIVHKREEQGEGVVVLDLSDASGQPLPAFEAGAHVDIHLKAGLVRQYSLCGDPANASAYRLGVLKDPASRGGSVAVHEWLQEGREIEISLPRNHFPLASDARRSILIGGGIGITPMVAMAYALNARGSDFELHYCGRSRSRSAFLDELGSAAFASRLHTHFDDEAVEQKLDLSRVLGTPQAGVHLYVCGPSGFMDWIIAQALEAGYADDHVHREYFQVEVDTSGAGFEVVAQRSGKTVQVVEGQSIVEALAAVGIRIEVSCEQGVCGTCLCDVIEGEPDHRDVYLTDDEKSANDQILVCCSRAKSKKLVLDI
- a CDS encoding acyl-CoA dehydrogenase family protein, which produces MTAPSELNHQRRVPITANEAFQNLLVEIRTRARNEEFDQQKCISQDVIEQFRTLGVYRALVPKRFGGDERSPAEFCQMVEDISIADGSAGWVASFGMSPVYLAALPLETLQKIYADSPDVVFAGGIFPPQPAPFVEGGLEVNGRWKFSSGCMGASLIGVGISPKNGEMLGLPRLAVMPREKVRIEQTWNVVGLVGTGSHDVVVEGVVVPEEWTFVRGGPSSLDEPFFRYPSLSFATQVLSVVGLGVARAALDELSGMASGRISVTGAPSLSDRPLAQVEMAKAEAALRAARSWFYQAIDDAWASVLAGDPVSVEQTNMLRLSSTHATRVSADVARTAQMLSGMSGVYRTSPLSRFVNDTQVITQHAFMGDMTYQNAGAIFFGNKPLPGYL
- a CDS encoding amidase; the protein is MSIVVQDLALGGDGLSVMVKDTIDIAGYPTRASSNALVDAPAAGEHAQVVRALLGAGCRITGKTSLHELAFGTTGLNAWTGTAANPRYPGYIPGGSSSGSAAAVAGGLCDFALGTDTGGSVRIPAACCGVFGLKPTFGRISRQGVMPTHSTLDCVGPLARDMDRLIEAMGIIDPTFAPVPLPEHLAIGVVAVEVHEQIQAVVNQALGRSHFKLLEQTLPGMSAAYGAGMAIINAETWAACGHLLQTGRVGSDVADRLRAASLTTAKFVEEAEITRRAFTAEVDAALAITPILAMPTMPDFPLRVVDAADTRAALGMTSLVRAFNLSGHPALSIPLESASGLPIGLQLIAAHGADELLCAVARELVRRLEE